In Coffea eugenioides isolate CCC68of unplaced genomic scaffold, Ceug_1.0 ScVebR1_943;HRSCAF=1707, whole genome shotgun sequence, the following are encoded in one genomic region:
- the LOC113759144 gene encoding uncharacterized protein LOC113759144, producing MTDILERLVPQQGQGTGQLNQLGNQEIGEDRALERFQKFSPPKFSGGPDPDIAENWLENIRNIFDALDYSEEREVNFAVFQLEGPARAWFAPELVITERKRIRRFIQGLNLEIQDGLAAAQIETFSDALEKAQRVQISKAKLRVFQERKRDAPSSSHPEASRNTVPPPKVGKGAGGVRLPLPSSSQMQQLEGTPSQGTQIKRGQSRTTPQGSQAMNFQPICGYCGKGNHTENNCWVKERKCLRCGSADHQVSNCPRKQPRENNHRQGYGTTSERTTKGGNRPQVPTGTYASIGRQTLGSTEVVE from the exons ATGACAGACATACTAGAGCGATTGGTACCCCAACAAGGTCAGGGAACTGGACAACTGAACCAACTTGGAAACCAAGAAATAGGGGAGGATAGGGCTTtagagagatttcaaaagttttcccctcCTAAATTTTCTGGGGGTCCTGACCCCGATATAGCTGAAAATTGGTTGGagaatataaggaatatattTGATGCACTAGATTATTCCGAGGAGAGAGAAGTAAACTTTGCTGTGTTCCAACTTGAAGGACCGGctcgagcatg GTTTGCCCCAGAATTGGTAATTACAGAGCGAAAGAGAATAAGGCGGTTTATTCAGGGCCTCAATCTAGAAATTCAAGATGGCCTCGCAGCGGCTCAAATCGAAACGTTTAGTGAtgcccttgagaaagcccaaaggGTTCAGATTTCAAAAgccaaattgagagtttttcaagaacGAAAAAGAGATGCACCTAGTAGTAGTCACCCTGAGGCATCTAGAAACACTGTACCACCACCCAAAGTTGGAAAAGGAGCTGGTGGGGTGAGACTACCACTTCCATCTTCTTCTCAGATGCAGCAATTAGAAGGAACTCCGTCACAAGGAACTCAGATTAAAAGGGGTCAATCAAGGACGACGCCACAGGGAAGTCAAGCCATGAATTTTCAACCGatctgtggatactgtggaaaaggAAATCACACTGAAAATAACTGCTGGGTGAAGGAGAGAAAGTGTTTGCGTTGTGGGAGTGCAGACCATCAGGTTAGCAACTGCCCAAGAAAGCAACCACGAGAGAATAATCATCGACAAGGATATGGAACTACTTCTGAACGAACTACTAAAGGAGGGAACCGACCACAAGTGCCAACTGGAACATATGCCTCTATTGGTCGACAGACTCTGGGGTCGACCGAGGTAGttgaag